A window of Malaclemys terrapin pileata isolate rMalTer1 chromosome 14, rMalTer1.hap1, whole genome shotgun sequence contains these coding sequences:
- the ATXN1L gene encoding ataxin-1-like has translation MKPAHERSQECLPPKKRDLPVTSEDVGRVASCSTNHTPVSDAPEWCRSVVVTGQSQAPLRYGLGSDGAEAVAGLTVDQYGMLYKVAVPPATFSPTGLHPVVNMSPLPPSFNVTSSLIQHPGIPYSPIHYAQIPSTSLQFIGSHYTVPYAVPPSFLPSPLLSPSTNLTTSHVPRFVPYASLFTEEATPSPQTTSPAHAFSKAAAVISPSGQMQHHAGVQPLDITQSRVPVYYQMSRLPPGYSAYESATVGGSPDPPLQESQLSSEVASANGGQRHLEHSVVRRTSEALASASNKAEGPQPGAAVQCVVDGQLFSGYQTLRTEDSVPAHRSTPDTDLEVQRVVGVLASQDYSILTAQRKDGLSPLNLCHNIPDQQGESRGLLRNPVETAEKSQARSPYVMSPEEPVRHRQLPKGMVVANGKPVLVRIGSEPIRSSASEILMRESPDAQICGSSRDKDTAQLQPPSSSHLPSHFMKGAIIQLATGELKRVEDLQTQDFVRSAEVSGGLKIDSSTVVDIQESQWPGFVTLHFVVGEQQSKVSIDVPPEHPFFVYGQGWSSCSPGRTAQLFALPCHRLQVGDVCISISLQSLNGNSASPANCPLAGQLVPTRERPERTGQGPREPSDRASERKNQTERDSAAQISCTESSQPDPGAQHCWTAPGFQRYSMQGEGSRPSLLRPSFIPQEVKLSIEGRSNAGK, from the coding sequence ATGAAACCTGCTCATGAGAGAAGCCAGGAATGCCTTCCCCCAAAGAAACGAGACCTTCCAGTCACCAGTGAGGATGTGGGGAGGGTAGCCAGCTGCTCTACCAATCACACGCCGGTGAGCGATGCCCCAGAGTGGTGCAGGAGCGTCGTGGTGACTGGGCAGAGCCAAGCACCGTTACGATATGGCCTTGGCAGTGATGGTGCTGAAGCAGTAGCTGGCCTGACTGTGGATCAATATGGCATGCTATACAAAGTGGCTGTGCCTCCAGCCACCTTCTCTCCCACTGGTCTCCACCCAGTTGTGAACATGAGTCCTCTGCCCCCTAGCTTTAATGTAACCTCTTCCCTGATCCAGCATCCAGGGATTCCATATTCCCCCATCCACTATGCTCAGATTCCCTCTACGTCTCTTCAGTTTATAGGGTCACATTACACAGTGCCCTATGCTGTGCCCCCCAGCTTCCTCCCTAGTCCTCTTCTATCACCTTCTACCAACCTCACCACCTCTCATGTTCCCCGTTTTGTGCCATATGCCTCTCTTTTTACAGAAGAAGCCACTCCTTCCCCCCAGACTACCTCTCCTGCCCATGCTTTCAGCAAAGCTGCCGCTGTCATCTCCCCTTCAGGCCAAATGCAGCACCATGCTGGAGTCCAGCCACTGGACATCACACAGAGTAGAGTTCCTGTCTATTACCAGATGTCTCGGCTCCCACCAGGGTATTCAGCATATGAGAGCGCCACTGTAGGGGGAAGCCCAGATCCTCCTCTGCAAGAAAGTCAACTGAGTTCAGAGGTAGCCTCTGCCAATGGTGGTCAGAGACATCTGGAGCATAGTGTGGTGAGGAGGACCAGTGAGGCTTTGGCCTCTGCCAGCAATAAAGCTGAAGGCCCGCAGCCTGGGGCTGCAGTGCAGTGTGTGGTGGATGGACAGCTCTTTTCAGGTTATCAGACTCTGAGAACAGAGGACTCTGTGCCAGCTCACAGAAGCACGCCAGACACTGACTTGGAGGTGCAGAGAGTGGTTGGGGTGTTGGCTTCTCAGGATTACTCTATTCTGACAGCCCAGAGAAAGGATGGCCTGAGCCCTTTAAACCTTTGCCATAATATCCCTGATCAGCAGGGGGAGTCAAGGGGCTTGCTGAGGAACCCAGTGGAAACAGCTGAGAAAAGCCAGGCCAGGAGTCCATATGTGATGTCCCCTGAGGAGCCAGTTAGACACAGACAGTTACCCAAAGGAATGGTGGTAGCCAATGGCAAGCCAGTCTTGGTGCGTATTGGGTCTGAGCCCATCAGGTCTTCTGCTTCAGAAATCCTGATGAGAGAGAGTCCAGATGCACAGATCTGCGGAAGCTCGCGTGACAAGGACACAGCCCAGTtgcagccccccagctcctcacatCTGCCCTCCCATTTCATGAAAGGAGCCATCATACAGCTGGCCACAGGGGAGCTGAAGAGGGTGGAAGACCTGCAGACCCAGGACTTTGTGCGGAGTGCTGAGGTTAGCGGGGGCCTGAAGATTGACTCCAGCACAGTGGTGGATATCCAGGAGAGCCAGTGGCCTGGGTTTGTCACATTGCATTTTGTGGTTGGGGAGCAACAGAGTAAAGTGAGCATTGACGTACCCCCCGAGCATCCCTTCTTCGTGTATGGCCAGGGCTGGTCCTCCTGTAGCCCGGGGCGGACCGCTCAGCTCTTTGCTCTGCCCTGTCACAGGCTGCAGGTGGGCGATGTCTGCATATCAATCAGTTTACAGAGCTTGAATGGCAACTCTGCTTCTCCGGCTAACTGCCCTCTTGCAGGCCAGCTGGTGCCCACCAGAGAGAGGCCCGAGAGAACAGGTCAGGGGCCCAGAGAGCCATCTGACCGAGCTAGTGAGAGGAAGAATCAGACAGAAAGGGACAGTGCAGCCCAGATTTCCTGTACAGAGTCCTCCCAGCCTGACCCTGGTGCTCAGCACTGCTGGACAGCCCCAGGCTTCCAAAGATACAgcatgcagggggaggggtctcGTCCGTCCCTGCTTCGTCCCTCTTTCATTCCACAGGAGGTCAAGCTGTCCATCGAAGGGCGTTCTAATGCAGGGAAGTGA